One stretch of Glycine soja cultivar W05 chromosome 7, ASM419377v2, whole genome shotgun sequence DNA includes these proteins:
- the LOC114420604 gene encoding uncharacterized protein LOC114420604 translates to MSRKENLLCELHTKKGTWKIVVRITDIWRLNKHNGRQSIEMVLMDHTGTKIGATLWQELFPEFEPKLRCGGVYVIQNVKVVDTHSDYKVNAIKYLVYFVKTTSVKEVDRHEIPPNVHVITSFADIISGVAKLDTLVDIVGVIAEVIERKTVNPAYRVTVKLRDNSHVEIIMTVWEEYVLQLNDAIEKNHFGQKPLVVMLTLAKIKEPKDKYPLSVQNIKHGSKLYVNGDKNEIQQFHDSLRVPFYIGGLDDEGGVSQSQSTQNCQDKFLHNAQIVSFGAIKTLRQDCYYLTVGTVDEVMIDTPWSHDSCPYCTTTFDPLKIGAACRSCQNHVTHTIPRYKLVVKMEQNGEKANFHFWDAVCIKIFGKTADECRQDLIASGDEIKVFPACVDQLLGKTWVVRFKHRIQMQQSSVLDFSEQEHHIQSVISTLGLQDEQCISNKSADVSAASSSQQDYHPTPSLSKSSEYDPGNVAFVILAKKTSDQQGSSQFDSDNFTT, encoded by the exons ATGTCTCGCAAAGAAAACCTCCTATGTGAACTGCATACAAAGAAAGGTACTTGGAAGATTGTCGTGCGAATAACTGATATATGGCGTCTTAACAAACATAATGGTCGACAATCCATTGAGATGGTGTTGATGGACCATACG GGTACAAAGATTGGGGCAACTCTATGGCAAGAATTGTTCCCTGAATTTGAGCCCAAGTTGCGTTGTGGTGGTGTATATGTTATTCAGAACGTGAAGGTTGTTGATACTCATTCTGACTACAAAGTGAATGCAATTAAATATTTGGTTTATTTTGTGAAGACAACGTCTGTCAAAGAGGTGGACAGACATGAGATTCCTCCTAATGTTCATGTCATTACTTCATTTGCTGATATAATTTCAGGCGTTGCAAAACTTGATACTTTAGTTG ATATTGTGGGTGTTATTGCTGAAGTGATTGAACGCAAAACAGTTAATCCAGCATACAGAGTGACTGTCAAGTTGAGAGACAATAG TCATGTTGAGATCATCATGACTGTGTGGGAGGAATATGTTCTTCAGCTGAATGATGCTATTGAGAAAAACCATTTTGGGCAAAAGCCATTGGTTGTTATGCTAACTCTTGCTAAGATCAAAGAACCCAAGG ACAAGTATCCCCTCAGTGTACAGAATATAAAGCATGGTTCGAAGTTGTATGTGAATGGTGACAAAAACGAAATTCAACAATTCCATGATAG TTTACGTGTGCCATTTTATATTGGCGGTCTAGATGATGAGGGTGGTGTTTCTCAGTCACAATCTACCCAGAATTGCCAAGATAAGTTTTTGCATAATGCTCAAATAGTGAGCTTTGGTGCAATAAAGACTCTGCGACAG GATTGTTACTATTTGACTGTGGGCACTGTCGATGAGGTGATGATTGATACTCCATGGAGTCATGACAGTTGTCCATACTGTACAACCACTTTTGATCCATTAAAAATAGGTGCAGCCTGCCGTTCGTGCCAGAATCATGTTACTCACACTATTCCAag ATATAAGTTAGTTGTCAAGATGGAACAGAATGGGGAGAAGGCGAACTTCCATTTTTGGGATGCAGTATGTATCAAAATATTTGGTAAAACTGCAGATGAATGTCGTCAAGATTTGATTGCG agtGGTGATGAGATCAAGGTGTTCCCTGCGTGTGTTGATCAATTGTTGGGTAAAACTTGGGTTGTCAGATTCAAACACCGTATACAGATGCAACAATCATCCGTGTTGGATTTTAGTGAACAGGAACATCATATACAGTCAGTGATATCCACGCTAGGTCTACAG GATGAACAATGTATAAGCAACAAGTCAGCCGATGTTAGTGCTGCATCTTCATCACAACAAGATTACCATCCTACA CCTTCATTGTCAAAGTCATCTGAATATGATCCTGGAAATGTTGCCTTTGtaattcttgcaaaaaaaacGTCTGATCAGCAAGGAAGTAGTCAGTTTGATAGTGACAACTTCACAACATAA